A region from the Corylus avellana chromosome ca7, CavTom2PMs-1.0 genome encodes:
- the LOC132188821 gene encoding large ribosomal subunit protein eL36y-like, producing the protein MAPKQPSTGLFVGLNKGHVVTKKELAPRPSDRKGKTSKRVHFVRNLIREVAGFAPYEKRITELLKVGKDKRALKVAKRKLGTHKRAKKKREEMSNVLRKVRSGGGDKKK; encoded by the exons ATGGCTCCCAAACAGCCAAGTACTGGCCTTTTTGTGGGCCTGAACAAAGGACATGTTGTAACTAAGAAGGAGTTGGCTCCACGCCCTTCTGATAGAAAAGGG AAAACCAGTAAGAGAGTCCATTTTGTGAGGAATCTGATCCGAGAGGTTGCTGGTTTTGCTCCCTATGAGAAGAGGATCACTGAACTTCTGAAAGTCGGGAAAGATAAGCGTGCTTTAAAGGTGGCCAAGAGAAAGCTTGGCACCCATAAGAGGGCCAAGAAGAAGCGTGAGGAGATGTCAAATGTGCTTCGTAAAGTGAG GTCTGGAGGGGGAGATAAGAAGAAGTGA